A part of Anabas testudineus chromosome 7, fAnaTes1.2, whole genome shotgun sequence genomic DNA contains:
- the LOC113167164 gene encoding uncharacterized protein LOC113167164 encodes MYNFYASMEFERGLGGGSARTDANEAPAAPAAPVRTCPLISTQRGCYCVATVKWPLHNGITRRLAGYIVYVSGVSTYCSPLQEHERQRSHPQQLTSLASNPRVHLGLHVSAKRNKKEQKKKKKKTRTTTLLRRHNTFHYTGHSQSCLQCVPSASDITVFVVFGSLVTSALVGLVTSDEEEARLQMHLCLETPMISSPPITNRSLLFDFTYLTSENAAGTPVLLMRSSVHGCHNYPFHLPDVL; translated from the exons ATGTACAACTTTTACGCGTCGAT GGAATTTGAGCGGGGGTTGGGGGGGGGCTCGGCTCGGACGGACGCTAACGAAGCGCCAGCAGCACCCGCAGCTCCAGTGCGAACATGTCCTCTAATTTCCACACAGCGTGGATGTTATTGTGTGGCGACTGTGAAATGGCCTCTCCACAATGGCATTACGCGTAGGCTCGCTGGGTACATTGTTTATGTCAGCGGCGTGTCAACATACTGCAGCCCGCTACAGGAGCATGAACGACAGCGTTCACATCCACAACAGCTCACTTCGCTGGCCTCAAACCCCCGTGTACATCTCGGCCTGCACGTCTCAGCAAAACGGAAcaagaaagagcaaaaaaaaaaaaaaaaaaagacgagaACTACTACGCTGCTACGGCGACACAACACCTTTCACTACACGGGACACTCCCAAAG CTGTCTACAGTGTGTCCCCTCAGCGTCTGACATCACCGTCTTTGTCGTCTTTGG gTCCCTCGTGACCTCTGCCCTAGTGGGACTCGTCACAAGTGACGAAGAGGAAGCCCGGCTTCAAATGCATCTGTGTTTGGAAACACCAATGATCTCCTCCCCTCCTATAACAAACAGATCGTTGTTATTTGACTTCACTTATTTGACTTCTGAAAATGCAGCCGGAACCCCGGTCTTACTGATGCGCTCTTCTGTGCACGGATGTCATAATTACCCCTTTCATTTACCAGACGTCCTGTGA